From Molothrus aeneus isolate 106 chromosome 18, BPBGC_Maene_1.0, whole genome shotgun sequence, a single genomic window includes:
- the RIMBP2 gene encoding RIMS-binding protein 2 isoform X6, which translates to MREAAERRQQLELEHEQALAVLNAKQQEIELLQKAQVEAKKEHEGAVQLLEAKVRELEQKCRTQSEQFKLLSRELERFRQQAGTIELLGTSSSSSSSSLAPPGPPGKSLAQLMNGIATSIGKGHESPSGSRCVISEFIRPLQISGDKPEQLSVKPTFLSKSRSDTPRCRFDSDMDNDQNSNTSKQRYSGKVHLCIARYSYNPFDGPNENPEAELPLTAGKYLYVYGDMDEDGFYEGELLDGQRGLVPSNFVDFVQDSEARLSSVEEQNALNRAGAALEAELELSPPGLLEPSSGLSNGAGTLDVNIDEIGEDIVPYPRRITLIKQLAKSVIVGWEPPLVPPGWGTVSSYNVLVDKEVRMNIALGSRTKALIEKLNTSTCTYRISIQSITSKGSSDELQCTLLVGKDVIVAPSNLRVDNITQISAELSWLPTNSNYSHIIFLNEEEFDIVKAASYKYHFFNLKPNMAYKVKVMAKPHQMPWQLPLEQREKKEAFVEFSTLPAGPPAPPQEVCVRAGSAPGTLQVCWKPPALSATGTSHGASVTGYGVYAKGQRVCEVALPAAEGTALELPRLRALDARELTVRTLSAQGESLDSAPAAIPPDLLVPPPPHPRTAPKSKPLASAGAPETKEEHFGPHFKRDESWEQTRSVSPGHGHMLEPPTFHGPLQGRRSPSPNRILPQPQGTPVPNTVAKAMAREAAQRVAESNRMERRSVFSERSSAAPYSDEEEEDGYDSPRVKRRGASVDEFLKESELGKQAHYCLGDEYHTESSRGSDLSDILEEDEEELYSEMQLEEGRRRLSLGSHGALKEYDKNKTTEATFVEQPGFPQQTRHSKRLFSIPEVAEEDGEYPEVLYKQGLGMPYRKNPRIARGPRAGRPCRQEQQHSPRHPGRARAVPGLQELEDRGGKCSQALSRSPDSGLDCGSEEEEPRLGRAQWGSDEEQPWGGGRRRSGSDEEWSRFGVRAQRSSDEEWSQHSFRCQRSSDEEWSRFGGTAQWGSDEERSRFSVRAQRGSNEERSQHSFRPQWGSEEEEPQPSFRHRSGSEEEEPRRTVRAQRGSDEEEPRFGVRPQWGSDEERSRHGVRHRSGSEEEQSRRGVRAQRSRDEERPWLGVRHRSGSEEEQPRFGVRAQRGSEEEHPRHGVRAQRGGDEQQPQPSARAPQHPDPCPCRRGPRPPLSRRRTLTRQSSIEEDFGELEQPGAPRRAEQERGWRSLPRAAEPRAAAGLAQPPLRDAQDSLLLGNPASAGRPDRVEHAGRRSSHGSAVPQRSRPLLVPSIDGYGGHDRLSPDIYEESETDPGTEDLSTRIFVALFDYDPLTMSPNPDAAEEELPFKEGQIIKVYGDKDADGFYRGETCARVGLIPCNMVSEIQADDEEMMDQLLKQGFLPLNTPIEKIEPRGRRGGRQQPLTTRRMVALYDYDPRESSPNVDVEAELTFCTGDIITVFGEIDEDGFYYGELNGQKGLVPSNFLEEVPDDVEVFLSEAPSRYAHDAPVRAKAKRVPPENTGTSRRAPSPTVHLHSGSPPSPVLGSGSPGRGRDMASKKKKGLLSKGKKLLKRLGAVK; encoded by the exons GCTCAGGTTGAAGCTAAGAAGGAACATGAAGGAGCAGTTCAGTTGCTAGAG GCCAAGGTgcgggagctggagcagaaatGCCGGACGCAGAGCGAGCAGTTTAAGCTGCTGTCGCGGGAGCTGGAGCGGTTCCGGCAGCAGGCGGGCACCATCGAGCTCCTgggcacctcctcctcctcctcctcctcctcgctggCCCCCCCGGGGCCCCCCGGGAAATCCTTGGCCCAGCTGATGAACGGCATCGCCACCTCCATTGGCAAAG GCCATGAGAGCCCCTCTGGGAGTCGCTGTGTGATCTCGGAGTTCATCAGACCCCTGCAGATCTCTGGGGACAAGCCAGAGCAGCTGTCTGTCAAACCCACCTTCCTGTCCAAGTCAAGATCTGACACCCCAAGATGCAGATTTGATTCAGAC aTGGATAATGATCAGAATTCCAATACCTCAAAGCAGAGATATTCTGGGAAAGTCCATCTTTGCATTGCCCGTTACAG CTACAACCCCTTCGATGGACCCAACGAGAACCCCGAGGCGGAGCTGCCCCTCACGGCTGGGAAGTACCTCTATGTGTACGGGGACATGGACGAGGATGGCTTCTATGAAG GAGAGCTTCTGGACGGGCAGAGAGGACTGGTGCCCTCGAACTTTGTGGATTTTGTGCAGGACAGCGAGGCGCGGCTGTCGAGCGTGGAGGAGCAGAACGCGCTGAACCGCGCGGGGGCCGcgctggaggcagagctggagctcagccccCCCGGGCTCCTGGAGCCCAGCAGCGGGCTCAGCAACGGCGCGGGCACCCTGGACGTCAACATCGACGAGATCGGAGAAGACATTGTGCCTTACCCCAGGAGAATCACCCTCATCAAGCAGCTGGCCAAGAGCGTCATCGTGGGCTGGGAGCCGCCCCTGGTGCCGCCCGGCTGGGGCACCGTCAGCAGCTACAACGTGCTGGTGGACAAGGAGGTCAGGATGAACAtcgccctgggcagcaggaccaAAGCCCTGATAGAGAAGCTCAACACCTCCACCTGCACCTACAGGATATCCATCCAGAGCATCACCAGCAAGGGCAGCTCCGACGAGCTGCAGTGCACCTTGCTGGTGGGCAAGGACGTCATCGTGGCCCCCTCCAACCTCCGCGTGGACAACATCACCCAGATctctgctgagctctcctggctccCCACAAACAGCAACTACAGTCACATAATCTTCCTCAACGAGGAGGAGTTTGACATTGTCAAGGCTGCTAGCTACAAGTaccatttttttaatttgaagccCAATATGGCCTACAAGGTGAAGGTCATGGCAAAGCCCCACCAGATGCCCTGGCAGCTTCCCTTGGAGCAACGAGAGAAAAAGGAAGCCTTTGTGGAATTTTCTACATTGCCAGCAG GTCCCCCAGCCCCGCCTCAGGAGGTGTGTGTGCGGGCAGGCAGCGCCCCAGGCACGCTGCAGGTGTGCTGGAAGCCGCCAGCTCTGTCAGCCACGGGGACGTCCCACGGTGCCAGCGTCACGGGCTACGGGGTCTATGCCAAAGGGCAGCGG GTGTGCGAGGTGGCGCTCCCAGCCGCAGAGGGCACGGCGCTGGAGCTGCCGCGGCTGCGCGCCCTGGACGCCCGCGAGCTCACCGTGCGGACGCTCTCCGCGCAGGGCGAGTCCCTGGactctgcccctgctgccattCCCCCCGACCTCCTGGTGCCtccacccccccaccccaggacTGCTCCCAAATCCAAGCCATTAGCAAGTGCCGGAGCCCCAGAAACCAAAGAAGAACATTTCGGGCCGCATTTCAAACGGGATGAGTCCTGGGAGCAGACTCGCTCGGTGTCCCCCGGGCACGGACACATGCTGGAGCCACCCACCTTCCACGGCCCCCTCCAGGGCAGGAGGTCTCCATCCCCCAACAGgatcctgccccagcctcaaGGCACTCCGGTCCCCAACACCGTCGCAAAAGCCATGGCGAGAGAAGCTGCACAGAGGGTGGCAGAGAGCAACAGG ATGGAGAGGAGGAGCGTTTTCAGCGAGAGGAGCAGCGCAGCCCCGTACtcggacgaggaggaggaggatggctACGACTCGCCCAGGGTGAAGCGCAGGGGAGCCTCGGTGGACGAGTTCCTGAAGGAGTCCGAGCTGGGGAAGCAG GCTCACTACTGCCTGGGGGACGAGTACCACACGGAGAGCAGCCGGGGCTCCGACCTGTCGGACATcctggaggaggatgaggaggagctcTACTCCGAGATGCAGCTGGAGGAAGGGCGGCGGCGCCTGAGCCTGGGCTCGCACGGCGCGCTCAAG GAGTACGATAAGAATAAGACCACTGAAGCCACTTTTGTGGAACAGCCTGGCTTTCCCCAGCAGACACGCCACAGTAAAAGGCTTTTCAGTATCCCAGAGGTGGCTGAAGAGGACGGTGAATACCCCGAAGTGCTGTACAAGCAGGGTTTAGGTATGCCCTATAGAAAGAACCCCAGAATAGCTAgaggccccagagctggcaggccCTGCcgtcaggagcagcagcacagccccaggcacccgggcagggccagggcagtgccggggctgcaggagctggaggacagAGGAGGGAAATGCAGCCAGGCCCTGTCCCGCAGCCCCGACAGCGGGCTGGACTGCGGcagcgaggaggaggagccccggCTGGGCCGGGCACAGTGGGGCAGCGAtgaagagcagccctggggtggtGGCAGACGCAGGAGCGGCAGCGATGAAGAGTGGTCCCGGTTCGGTGTCAGAGCCCAAAGGAGCAGTGATGAAGAGTGGTCCCAGCACAGTTTCAGATGCCAAAGGAGCAGCGATGAAGAGTGGTCCCGGTTTGGTGGCACAGCCCAATGGGGCAGCGATGAAGAGCGATCCCGGTTCAGTGTCAGAGCCCAAAGGGGCAGCAATGAAGAGCGGTCCCAGCACAGTTTCAGACCCCAATGGggcagtgaggaagaggagccccagcccagTTTCAGACACAGGAGTggcagtgaggaagaggagcccCGGCGCACTGTCAGAGCCCAAAGGGGCAGTGATGAAGAGGAGCCCCGGTTCGGTGTCAGACCCCAGTGGGGCAGTGATGAAGAGCGGTCCCGGCACGGTGTCAGACACAGGAGTGGCAGTGAGGAAGAGCAGTCCCGGCGTGGTGTCAGAGCCCAAAGGAGCAGAGATGAAGAGCGGCCCTGGTTGGGTGTCAGACACAGGAGCGGCAGCGAGGAAGAGCAGCCCCGGTTCGGTGTCAGAGCCCAAAGGGGCAGCGAGGAAGAGCACCCCCGGCACGGTGTCAGAGCCCAAAGGGGCGGTgatgagcagcagccccagccctctgccCGAGCCCCCCAGCACCCCGATCCCTGTCCGTGCCGCCGGggcccgcggccgccgctgTCCCGCAGGAGGACCCTGACCCGGCAGAGCAGCATCGAGGAGGATTTcggggagctggagcagcccggGGCTCCCCGCAGAGCCGAGCAGGAGcggggctggaggagcctccccagagcagccGAGCCTAGGGCAGCTGCTGGCCTTGCACAGCCACCCCTCAGAGATGCACAAGACTCCCTG cTTTTAGGTAACCCAGCCTCTGCAGGACGGCCTGACAGGGTGGAGCATGCAGGGCGAAGGTCCTCCCATGGCAGTGCAGTGCCACAAAGGTCTCGGCCCCTGCTGGTCCCCTCCATTG ATGGCTACGGTGGCCATGACCGCCTTTCCCCAGACATTTATGAGGAGTCTGAAacagaccctggcacagaagACCTTTCCACTCGAATATTTGTTGCACTTTTTGACTACGACCCACTGACCATGTCCCCGAACCCCgatgctgcagaggaggagctgccctTCAAGGAGGGACAGATCATTAAG GTTTATGGGGACAAAGATGCTGATGGGTTTTACCGTGGAGAAACCTGTGCAAGAGTTGGCCTTATCCCCTGTAACATGGTCTCTGAGATACAGGCAGATGATGAAGAGATGATGGATCAGCTCCTTAAACAAGGTTTCCTTCCCTTGAACACTCCAATTGAGAAAATAG agccccgtGGCCGGCGCGGGGGCCGGCAGCAGCCGCTGACCACCAGGAGGATGGTGGCCCTCTATGACTACGACCCCAGGGAGAGCTCCCCCAACGTGGATGTGGAG gCCGAGCTGACCTTCTGCACTGGGGACATCATCACTGTCTTTGGTGAGATCGATGAAGATGGATTTTACTAT GGGGAGCTCAATGGACAGAAGGGGCTGGTTCCTTCCAACTTCCTCGAAGAAGTGCCTGACGATGTGGAAGTGTTTCTCTCCGAGGCGCCCTCGCGCTACGCCCACGACGCGCCCGTGCGAGCCAAGGCCAAAAGG GTTCCTCCTGAGAATACAGGTACCTCCCGGAGAGCACCTTCCCCCACAGTCCATCTCCATTCCGGGTCTCCTCCGTCACCTGTGCTGGGCTCGGGGAGCCCCGGGAGAGGCAGGGATATGGCCtcgaaaaagaaaaaggggctGCTTTCCAAAGGCAAGAAACTGCTGAAAAGGCTTGGTGCAGTGAAATGA
- the RIMBP2 gene encoding RIMS-binding protein 2 isoform X1: protein MREAAERRQQLELEHEQALAVLNAKQQEIELLQKAQVEAKKEHEGAVQLLENTLDSMQAKVRELEQKCRTQSEQFKLLSRELERFRQQAGTIELLGTSSSSSSSSLAPPGPPGKSLAQLMNGIATSIGKGHESPSGSRCVISEFIRPLQISGDKPEQLSVKPTFLSKSRSDTPRCRFDSDMDNDQNSNTSKQRYSGKVHLCIARYSYNPFDGPNENPEAELPLTAGKYLYVYGDMDEDGFYEGELLDGQRGLVPSNFVDFVQDSEARLSSVEEQNALNRAGAALEAELELSPPGLLEPSSGLSNGAGTLDVNIDEIGEDIVPYPRRITLIKQLAKSVIVGWEPPLVPPGWGTVSSYNVLVDKEVRMNIALGSRTKALIEKLNTSTCTYRISIQSITSKGSSDELQCTLLVGKDVIVAPSNLRVDNITQISAELSWLPTNSNYSHIIFLNEEEFDIVKAASYKYHFFNLKPNMAYKVKVMAKPHQMPWQLPLEQREKKEAFVEFSTLPAGPPAPPQEVCVRAGSAPGTLQVCWKPPALSATGTSHGASVTGYGVYAKGQRVCEVALPAAEGTALELPRLRALDARELTVRTLSAQGESLDSAPAAIPPDLLVPPPPHPRTAPKSKPLASAGAPETKEEHFGPHFKRDESWEQTRSVSPGHGHMLEPPTFHGPLQGRRSPSPNRILPQPQGTPVPNTVAKAMAREAAQRVAESNRMERRSVFSERSSAAPYSDEEEEDGYDSPRVKRRGASVDEFLKESELGKQAHYCLGDEYHTESSRGSDLSDILEEDEEELYSEMQLEEGRRRLSLGSHGALKEYDKNKTTEATFVEQPGFPQQTRHSKRLFSIPEVAEEDGEYPEVLYKQGLGMPYRKNPRIARGPRAGRPCRQEQQHSPRHPGRARAVPGLQELEDRGGKCSQALSRSPDSGLDCGSEEEEPRLGRAQWGSDEEQPWGGGRRRSGSDEEWSRFGVRAQRSSDEEWSQHSFRCQRSSDEEWSRFGGTAQWGSDEERSRFSVRAQRGSNEERSQHSFRPQWGSEEEEPQPSFRHRSGSEEEEPRRTVRAQRGSDEEEPRFGVRPQWGSDEERSRHGVRHRSGSEEEQSRRGVRAQRSRDEERPWLGVRHRSGSEEEQPRFGVRAQRGSEEEHPRHGVRAQRGGDEQQPQPSARAPQHPDPCPCRRGPRPPLSRRRTLTRQSSIEEDFGELEQPGAPRRAEQERGWRSLPRAAEPRAAAGLAQPPLRDAQDSLLLGNPASAGRPDRVEHAGRRSSHGSAVPQRSRPLLVPSIDGYGGHDRLSPDIYEESETDPGTEDLSTRIFVALFDYDPLTMSPNPDAAEEELPFKEGQIIKVYGDKDADGFYRGETCARVGLIPCNMVSEIQADDEEMMDQLLKQGFLPLNTPIEKIAPAAPVSVPAAPVSGTLSALPAEPRGRRGGRQQPLTTRRMVALYDYDPRESSPNVDVEAELTFCTGDIITVFGEIDEDGFYYGELNGQKGLVPSNFLEEVPDDVEVFLSEAPSRYAHDAPVRAKAKRVPPENTGTSRRAPSPTVHLHSGSPPSPVLGSGSPGRGRDMASKKKKGLLSKGKKLLKRLGAVK from the exons GCTCAGGTTGAAGCTAAGAAGGAACATGAAGGAGCAGTTCAGTTGCTAGAG AACACCCTGGACAGCATGCAG GCCAAGGTgcgggagctggagcagaaatGCCGGACGCAGAGCGAGCAGTTTAAGCTGCTGTCGCGGGAGCTGGAGCGGTTCCGGCAGCAGGCGGGCACCATCGAGCTCCTgggcacctcctcctcctcctcctcctcctcgctggCCCCCCCGGGGCCCCCCGGGAAATCCTTGGCCCAGCTGATGAACGGCATCGCCACCTCCATTGGCAAAG GCCATGAGAGCCCCTCTGGGAGTCGCTGTGTGATCTCGGAGTTCATCAGACCCCTGCAGATCTCTGGGGACAAGCCAGAGCAGCTGTCTGTCAAACCCACCTTCCTGTCCAAGTCAAGATCTGACACCCCAAGATGCAGATTTGATTCAGAC aTGGATAATGATCAGAATTCCAATACCTCAAAGCAGAGATATTCTGGGAAAGTCCATCTTTGCATTGCCCGTTACAG CTACAACCCCTTCGATGGACCCAACGAGAACCCCGAGGCGGAGCTGCCCCTCACGGCTGGGAAGTACCTCTATGTGTACGGGGACATGGACGAGGATGGCTTCTATGAAG GAGAGCTTCTGGACGGGCAGAGAGGACTGGTGCCCTCGAACTTTGTGGATTTTGTGCAGGACAGCGAGGCGCGGCTGTCGAGCGTGGAGGAGCAGAACGCGCTGAACCGCGCGGGGGCCGcgctggaggcagagctggagctcagccccCCCGGGCTCCTGGAGCCCAGCAGCGGGCTCAGCAACGGCGCGGGCACCCTGGACGTCAACATCGACGAGATCGGAGAAGACATTGTGCCTTACCCCAGGAGAATCACCCTCATCAAGCAGCTGGCCAAGAGCGTCATCGTGGGCTGGGAGCCGCCCCTGGTGCCGCCCGGCTGGGGCACCGTCAGCAGCTACAACGTGCTGGTGGACAAGGAGGTCAGGATGAACAtcgccctgggcagcaggaccaAAGCCCTGATAGAGAAGCTCAACACCTCCACCTGCACCTACAGGATATCCATCCAGAGCATCACCAGCAAGGGCAGCTCCGACGAGCTGCAGTGCACCTTGCTGGTGGGCAAGGACGTCATCGTGGCCCCCTCCAACCTCCGCGTGGACAACATCACCCAGATctctgctgagctctcctggctccCCACAAACAGCAACTACAGTCACATAATCTTCCTCAACGAGGAGGAGTTTGACATTGTCAAGGCTGCTAGCTACAAGTaccatttttttaatttgaagccCAATATGGCCTACAAGGTGAAGGTCATGGCAAAGCCCCACCAGATGCCCTGGCAGCTTCCCTTGGAGCAACGAGAGAAAAAGGAAGCCTTTGTGGAATTTTCTACATTGCCAGCAG GTCCCCCAGCCCCGCCTCAGGAGGTGTGTGTGCGGGCAGGCAGCGCCCCAGGCACGCTGCAGGTGTGCTGGAAGCCGCCAGCTCTGTCAGCCACGGGGACGTCCCACGGTGCCAGCGTCACGGGCTACGGGGTCTATGCCAAAGGGCAGCGG GTGTGCGAGGTGGCGCTCCCAGCCGCAGAGGGCACGGCGCTGGAGCTGCCGCGGCTGCGCGCCCTGGACGCCCGCGAGCTCACCGTGCGGACGCTCTCCGCGCAGGGCGAGTCCCTGGactctgcccctgctgccattCCCCCCGACCTCCTGGTGCCtccacccccccaccccaggacTGCTCCCAAATCCAAGCCATTAGCAAGTGCCGGAGCCCCAGAAACCAAAGAAGAACATTTCGGGCCGCATTTCAAACGGGATGAGTCCTGGGAGCAGACTCGCTCGGTGTCCCCCGGGCACGGACACATGCTGGAGCCACCCACCTTCCACGGCCCCCTCCAGGGCAGGAGGTCTCCATCCCCCAACAGgatcctgccccagcctcaaGGCACTCCGGTCCCCAACACCGTCGCAAAAGCCATGGCGAGAGAAGCTGCACAGAGGGTGGCAGAGAGCAACAGG ATGGAGAGGAGGAGCGTTTTCAGCGAGAGGAGCAGCGCAGCCCCGTACtcggacgaggaggaggaggatggctACGACTCGCCCAGGGTGAAGCGCAGGGGAGCCTCGGTGGACGAGTTCCTGAAGGAGTCCGAGCTGGGGAAGCAG GCTCACTACTGCCTGGGGGACGAGTACCACACGGAGAGCAGCCGGGGCTCCGACCTGTCGGACATcctggaggaggatgaggaggagctcTACTCCGAGATGCAGCTGGAGGAAGGGCGGCGGCGCCTGAGCCTGGGCTCGCACGGCGCGCTCAAG GAGTACGATAAGAATAAGACCACTGAAGCCACTTTTGTGGAACAGCCTGGCTTTCCCCAGCAGACACGCCACAGTAAAAGGCTTTTCAGTATCCCAGAGGTGGCTGAAGAGGACGGTGAATACCCCGAAGTGCTGTACAAGCAGGGTTTAGGTATGCCCTATAGAAAGAACCCCAGAATAGCTAgaggccccagagctggcaggccCTGCcgtcaggagcagcagcacagccccaggcacccgggcagggccagggcagtgccggggctgcaggagctggaggacagAGGAGGGAAATGCAGCCAGGCCCTGTCCCGCAGCCCCGACAGCGGGCTGGACTGCGGcagcgaggaggaggagccccggCTGGGCCGGGCACAGTGGGGCAGCGAtgaagagcagccctggggtggtGGCAGACGCAGGAGCGGCAGCGATGAAGAGTGGTCCCGGTTCGGTGTCAGAGCCCAAAGGAGCAGTGATGAAGAGTGGTCCCAGCACAGTTTCAGATGCCAAAGGAGCAGCGATGAAGAGTGGTCCCGGTTTGGTGGCACAGCCCAATGGGGCAGCGATGAAGAGCGATCCCGGTTCAGTGTCAGAGCCCAAAGGGGCAGCAATGAAGAGCGGTCCCAGCACAGTTTCAGACCCCAATGGggcagtgaggaagaggagccccagcccagTTTCAGACACAGGAGTggcagtgaggaagaggagcccCGGCGCACTGTCAGAGCCCAAAGGGGCAGTGATGAAGAGGAGCCCCGGTTCGGTGTCAGACCCCAGTGGGGCAGTGATGAAGAGCGGTCCCGGCACGGTGTCAGACACAGGAGTGGCAGTGAGGAAGAGCAGTCCCGGCGTGGTGTCAGAGCCCAAAGGAGCAGAGATGAAGAGCGGCCCTGGTTGGGTGTCAGACACAGGAGCGGCAGCGAGGAAGAGCAGCCCCGGTTCGGTGTCAGAGCCCAAAGGGGCAGCGAGGAAGAGCACCCCCGGCACGGTGTCAGAGCCCAAAGGGGCGGTgatgagcagcagccccagccctctgccCGAGCCCCCCAGCACCCCGATCCCTGTCCGTGCCGCCGGggcccgcggccgccgctgTCCCGCAGGAGGACCCTGACCCGGCAGAGCAGCATCGAGGAGGATTTcggggagctggagcagcccggGGCTCCCCGCAGAGCCGAGCAGGAGcggggctggaggagcctccccagagcagccGAGCCTAGGGCAGCTGCTGGCCTTGCACAGCCACCCCTCAGAGATGCACAAGACTCCCTG cTTTTAGGTAACCCAGCCTCTGCAGGACGGCCTGACAGGGTGGAGCATGCAGGGCGAAGGTCCTCCCATGGCAGTGCAGTGCCACAAAGGTCTCGGCCCCTGCTGGTCCCCTCCATTG ATGGCTACGGTGGCCATGACCGCCTTTCCCCAGACATTTATGAGGAGTCTGAAacagaccctggcacagaagACCTTTCCACTCGAATATTTGTTGCACTTTTTGACTACGACCCACTGACCATGTCCCCGAACCCCgatgctgcagaggaggagctgccctTCAAGGAGGGACAGATCATTAAG GTTTATGGGGACAAAGATGCTGATGGGTTTTACCGTGGAGAAACCTGTGCAAGAGTTGGCCTTATCCCCTGTAACATGGTCTCTGAGATACAGGCAGATGATGAAGAGATGATGGATCAGCTCCTTAAACAAGGTTTCCTTCCCTTGAACACTCCAATTGAGAAAATAG CGCCTGCAGCACCTGTGtcagtgcctgcagcacctgTGTCAGGGACTCTCTCtgccctcccagcagagccccgtGGCCGGCGCGGGGGCCGGCAGCAGCCGCTGACCACCAGGAGGATGGTGGCCCTCTATGACTACGACCCCAGGGAGAGCTCCCCCAACGTGGATGTGGAG gCCGAGCTGACCTTCTGCACTGGGGACATCATCACTGTCTTTGGTGAGATCGATGAAGATGGATTTTACTAT GGGGAGCTCAATGGACAGAAGGGGCTGGTTCCTTCCAACTTCCTCGAAGAAGTGCCTGACGATGTGGAAGTGTTTCTCTCCGAGGCGCCCTCGCGCTACGCCCACGACGCGCCCGTGCGAGCCAAGGCCAAAAGG GTTCCTCCTGAGAATACAGGTACCTCCCGGAGAGCACCTTCCCCCACAGTCCATCTCCATTCCGGGTCTCCTCCGTCACCTGTGCTGGGCTCGGGGAGCCCCGGGAGAGGCAGGGATATGGCCtcgaaaaagaaaaaggggctGCTTTCCAAAGGCAAGAAACTGCTGAAAAGGCTTGGTGCAGTGAAATGA